A genomic region of Danio aesculapii chromosome 21, fDanAes4.1, whole genome shotgun sequence contains the following coding sequences:
- the LOC130215298 gene encoding proteinase-activated receptor 1 isoform X2 — protein MENMFRHSPDLKRTKCVLPEECRDQYPDSFFIIIVAEDEWMEAPIIQQFPNSTLSNSSIHQQQHNYSFSISRDAVEFLKGLTATRFMPSFYIIIILISLPLNALALVTFTCRIREKKPAVIYMSHLACVDLLFALLLPLKIHYQLNASDWLFGEAACRVLTAAYYCYMYCSILLMMCMSVDRLLGVALPIASLTWRSTRKASCVCVLVWLLALAGTVPLLSMRQTFPIKNVGMTCHDALLQDPSGHLYLNLFFILSCLYFFVPLVITLVSYSIIIYVLRAKPDSLASLFNLRKAVIMFISVLSEFVVCFGPTNGILLYHCFRLATGKNSEGDPSYAAYLLAVCLGSASVFLDPLLYYYCSSHYRQIIKSVLRRAKAEEATPAYETVVLK, from the coding sequence ATCAATACCCAGacagtttttttataataattgtggcagaagatgaatggatggaggcaCCCATTATCCAACAATTTCCCAACTCTACACTGAGCAATTCTTCAATTCATCAACAACAGcacaattattcattttcaatcTCACGTGATGCTGTTGAGTTCCTCAAGGGCTTAACTGCCACCCGCTTCATGCCGTCCTtctacatcatcatcatcctcatcagtTTGCCTCTGAACGCTTTGGCTTTGGTGACGTTCACCTGCAGGATCAGAGAAAAGAAACCAGCTGTGATCTACATGTCTCACCTGGCGTGTGTGGATCTGCTCTTCGCCCTGCTGCTGCCTCTGAAGATCCACTACCAGCTGAacgcttctgattggctgtttggtGAGGCGGCGTGTCGTGTGCTCACTGCAGCTTATTACTGCTACATGTACTGCTCCATACTGCTGATGATGTGCATGAGTGTGGACAGACTGTTGGGTGTTGCGCTTCCCATTGCTTCTTTAACCTGGAGGAGCACAAGGAAAGCCTCATGCGTGTGTGTGCTGGTCTGGCTGCTGGCGCTCGCTGGTACTGTGCCACTGCTCTCAATGAGACAAACATTTCCCATTAAAAATGTGGGCATGACCTGCCATGACGCGCTGCTGCAAGACCCATCAGGACATCTTTACCTGAACCTGTTCTTCATCCTCTCTTGCCTGTATTTCTTTGTGCCGCTGGTCATCACTTTAGTGAGCTACTCCATCATCATATATGTGCTCAGAGCAAAGCCTGACTCGTTGGCATCTTTGTTCAACTTAAGAAAAGCTGTGATTATGTTTATTTCAGTGCTGAGTgagtttgttgtgtgttttggtCCAACCAACGGCATTTTATTGTATCACTGCTTTCGTTTAGCTACTGGAAAAAACAGTGAAGGAGATCCATCATATGCTGCTTACCTGTTGGCTGTGTGTTTGGGGAGCGCAAGTGTTTTTCTGGACCCTCTTCTGTACTATTATTGTTCATCTCATTACAGACAGATCATCAAGTCTGTGCTGAGAAGGGCAAAAGCAGAAGAAGCAACGCCAGCATATGAAACAGTGGTTCTGAAATGA
- the LOC130215298 gene encoding proteinase-activated receptor 1 isoform X3 gives MEAPIIQQFPNSTLSNSSIHQQQHNYSFSISRDAVEFLKGLTATRFMPSFYIIIILISLPLNALALVTFTCRIREKKPAVIYMSHLACVDLLFALLLPLKIHYQLNASDWLFGEAACRVLTAAYYCYMYCSILLMMCMSVDRLLGVALPIASLTWRSTRKASCVCVLVWLLALAGTVPLLSMRQTFPIKNVGMTCHDALLQDPSGHLYLNLFFILSCLYFFVPLVITLVSYSIIIYVLRAKPDSLASLFNLRKAVIMFISVLSEFVVCFGPTNGILLYHCFRLATGKNSEGDPSYAAYLLAVCLGSASVFLDPLLYYYCSSHYRQIIKSVLRRAKAEEATPAYETVVLK, from the coding sequence atggaggcaCCCATTATCCAACAATTTCCCAACTCTACACTGAGCAATTCTTCAATTCATCAACAACAGcacaattattcattttcaatcTCACGTGATGCTGTTGAGTTCCTCAAGGGCTTAACTGCCACCCGCTTCATGCCGTCCTtctacatcatcatcatcctcatcagtTTGCCTCTGAACGCTTTGGCTTTGGTGACGTTCACCTGCAGGATCAGAGAAAAGAAACCAGCTGTGATCTACATGTCTCACCTGGCGTGTGTGGATCTGCTCTTCGCCCTGCTGCTGCCTCTGAAGATCCACTACCAGCTGAacgcttctgattggctgtttggtGAGGCGGCGTGTCGTGTGCTCACTGCAGCTTATTACTGCTACATGTACTGCTCCATACTGCTGATGATGTGCATGAGTGTGGACAGACTGTTGGGTGTTGCGCTTCCCATTGCTTCTTTAACCTGGAGGAGCACAAGGAAAGCCTCATGCGTGTGTGTGCTGGTCTGGCTGCTGGCGCTCGCTGGTACTGTGCCACTGCTCTCAATGAGACAAACATTTCCCATTAAAAATGTGGGCATGACCTGCCATGACGCGCTGCTGCAAGACCCATCAGGACATCTTTACCTGAACCTGTTCTTCATCCTCTCTTGCCTGTATTTCTTTGTGCCGCTGGTCATCACTTTAGTGAGCTACTCCATCATCATATATGTGCTCAGAGCAAAGCCTGACTCGTTGGCATCTTTGTTCAACTTAAGAAAAGCTGTGATTATGTTTATTTCAGTGCTGAGTgagtttgttgtgtgttttggtCCAACCAACGGCATTTTATTGTATCACTGCTTTCGTTTAGCTACTGGAAAAAACAGTGAAGGAGATCCATCATATGCTGCTTACCTGTTGGCTGTGTGTTTGGGGAGCGCAAGTGTTTTTCTGGACCCTCTTCTGTACTATTATTGTTCATCTCATTACAGACAGATCATCAAGTCTGTGCTGAGAAGGGCAAAAGCAGAAGAAGCAACGCCAGCATATGAAACAGTGGTTCTGAAATGA
- the LOC130214649 gene encoding proteinase-activated receptor 1-like — MGVKMLLFSILVLCIYDGFIGVMPENYETTDELYDDDDDFEGYDDDYSSESSFFFMNKSSVNYSGNYETMDKLNGDYSGDFEDYSRNNSRRSPYDNIPVIVLEDLVAGIEVFITEIIKVQSCNSSDPDGVKCNVTRISYNISHDAVDFLKGPLVTRFMPSFYIVIILISLPLNALALVTFTCRIREKKPAVVYMSHLACVDLLFALLLPLKIHYQLNASDWLFGEAACRVLTAAYYCYMYCSILLMMCMSVDRLLAVVFPVASLTWRNVRKASFICALVWLLALAGTVPLLCITQTFRIKDVGITCHSVLYNTQLYAYLFFILSCLYFFVPLVITLVSYSSIIYVLSVKSDCISSSSSNKRRAVIMTVSVLTEFVVCFAPTNVILLYHCVQIATEGSTENGEYYMLALCLGSASVFLDPLLYYYGSSQFRQKIGSLFCWRKTKSASTPSNTNSQTKSSHLSCEYTKAKVAM; from the exons ATGGGGGTCAAAATGCTCTTATTTTCCATTTTAGTGTTGTGTATATATG ATGGATTTATTGGTGTAATGCCGGAGAACTATGAGACGACGGATGAgttgtatgatgatgatgatgattttgaaggctatgatgatgattattcaaGCGAATCCAGTTTTTTCTTTATGAACAAATCCAGTGTAAATTATTCAG GGAACTATGAGACAATGGACAAGTTGAATGGTGACTATTCTGGAGACTTTGAAGATTATTCCAGAAACAATTCCAGACGTTCTCCCTATGACAATATTCCAGTAATAGTTTTAG AGGATTTGGTTGCAGGAATCGAAGTATTCATTACAGAAATTATTAAAGTGCAGTCGTGTAACAGCTCTGATCCGGATGGAGTGAAATGCAACGTTACACGGATTTCATACAACATCTCACATGATGCTGTTGATTTCCTGAAAGGCCCGCTGGTCACCCGCTTCATGCCGTCCTTCTACATAGTCATCATCCTCATCAGTTTGCCTCTGAACGCTTTGGCTTTGGTGACGTTCACCTGCAGGATCAGAGAAAAGAAACCAGCTGTGGTCTACATGTCTCACCTGGCGTGTGTGGATCTGCTCTTCGCCCTGCTGCTGCCACTGAAGATCCACTACCAGCTGAacgcttctgattggctgtttggtGAGGCGGCGTGTCGTGTGCTCACTGCAGCTTATTACTGCTACATGTACTGCTCCATACTGCTGATGATGTGCATGAGTGTGGACAGACTGCTGGCCGTGGTGTTTCCAGTCGCCTCTTTAACCTGGAGAAATGTTAGGAAAGCCTCATTCATATGTGCATTAGTATGGCTACTGGCACTTGCTGGTACTGTGCCACTACTCTGCATAACTCAAACATTCAGGATTAAGGATGTGGGCATCACTTGCCATAGTGTGCTGTATAACACACAGCTGTATGCATATCTGTTCTTCATCCTCTCCTGCCTGTATTTCTTTGTGCCGCTGGTCATCACTTTAGTGAGCTACTCCAGCATCATATATGTGCTCAGTGTAAAGTCTGACTGCATTTCTTCATCTTCATCCAACAAAAGGAGAGCTGTGATCATGACTGTTTCTGTACTGACTGAGTTTGTGGTGTGTTTTGCTCCAACTAACGTCATCTTGTTGTATCACTGTGTTCAAATAGCTACTGAAGGCAGCACTGAGAATGGGGAATACTACATGTTGGCTTTGTGTTTGGGGAGCGCAAGTGTTTTTCTGGATCCTCTGCTGTACTATTATGGCTCGTCTCAGTTTAGACAGAAAATCGGTTCTCTGTTTTGCTGGAGGAAGACAAAAAGTGCTAGCACACCATCAAacacaaacagtcaaacaaaatCCTCTCACCTGAGCTGTGAGTACACTAAGGCTAAAGTTGCGATGTGA